A single window of Providencia alcalifaciens DNA harbors:
- a CDS encoding SEL1-like repeat protein, translating into MQSHIMKYWQILGGILMVAWLSGCSANTKMNDNLKNFQFTCVQEKDRFPPFDPEADVWFKEARSLEKQKGKKDYTHIGELYRQAAMKNHIKAMGNLQALIAAGDVAPSQGQFRQQEVIELVERLIKMDIPFGYFIMGTYLQQGYGVDQDSEAAFQYMLKAAVMGNPDAQYVIGQRFMDATQPQSYRLDLGRSMLACSAEQGYANAAYRLGMNYWVADNNYSKALIYFQQATQYGDERSAYTLADAFNTNDPNNKLDYLGQKIDLERVKRYQKIHDELDKNPYAKFPDINKIVPLPPAELPEWDGTFEYKKQAEGQ; encoded by the coding sequence ATGCAAAGCCATATCATGAAGTATTGGCAAATATTGGGTGGAATATTGATGGTCGCATGGCTATCAGGCTGCTCTGCCAATACCAAAATGAATGATAATTTAAAAAATTTTCAATTTACCTGTGTACAAGAAAAAGATCGTTTTCCTCCCTTCGACCCCGAAGCTGATGTGTGGTTTAAGGAAGCACGGAGTTTAGAAAAGCAGAAAGGCAAAAAAGACTATACCCATATTGGGGAGCTATATCGTCAAGCTGCCATGAAAAACCATATTAAAGCGATGGGTAACCTGCAAGCGCTGATAGCGGCAGGTGATGTAGCCCCATCACAAGGGCAATTTAGACAGCAGGAAGTGATTGAGCTTGTTGAACGTTTAATCAAAATGGACATCCCATTTGGCTACTTCATTATGGGAACCTATTTACAGCAAGGGTATGGAGTAGATCAAGACTCCGAAGCTGCATTCCAATATATGCTTAAAGCTGCCGTGATGGGAAACCCAGATGCTCAATACGTGATAGGACAACGCTTTATGGATGCCACTCAGCCACAATCTTATCGACTGGATTTAGGTCGTTCGATGTTGGCGTGCTCAGCAGAACAAGGATATGCTAATGCAGCCTATCGTTTAGGTATGAATTATTGGGTGGCAGATAATAACTATTCAAAAGCACTTATATATTTTCAACAAGCAACTCAATATGGAGATGAACGAAGTGCTTATACATTAGCCGATGCATTTAATACTAATGACCCAAATAATAAACTAGATTATTTGGGTCAAAAAATCGATCTAGAACGCGTTAAGCGCTACCAGAAAATCCATGATGAATTAGACAAAAATCCCTACGCTAAATTCCCTGATATCAATAAGATTGTCCCGCTACCACCTGCAGAACTCCCTGAATGGGATGGCACCTTTGAGTATAAAAAACAGGCAGAGGGGCAATAA
- a CDS encoding SEL1-like repeat protein translates to MNDNLKNFQFICTQEKDRFPPFEPEADAWFKEARSLEKQKGKKDYARIGSLYRQAAMKNHVKAMGNLQALIAAGDVAPLQGQFRQQEVIDLVERLIKMDIPFGYFIMGTYLQQGYGVDQDSEAAFQYMLKAAVLGNPDAQYVIGLRFMDATKPQSYRLDLGRSMLACSAEQGYANAAYRLGMNYSDNDYTKSLYYLQLSARYGHELGAYTLADAFNTNDPNNKLDYLGQKIDPERVRRYKLIDQELSKNPYAKFPDINKIVPLPPAELPEWDGSFEYQKEPQ, encoded by the coding sequence ATGAATGATAATTTAAAAAACTTTCAATTTATCTGTACGCAAGAAAAAGATCGTTTTCCCCCTTTCGAGCCCGAAGCCGATGCGTGGTTTAAGGAGGCTCGGAGTTTAGAAAAGCAAAAAGGCAAAAAAGATTATGCCCGTATTGGTTCTCTGTATCGTCAAGCAGCCATGAAAAACCATGTTAAAGCCATGGGGAATCTACAAGCGCTGATAGCGGCGGGTGATGTAGCCCCATTACAAGGTCAATTCAGGCAACAAGAGGTCATTGACCTTGTTGAACGTTTAATCAAAATGGACATCCCATTTGGCTACTTCATTATGGGTACCTATTTACAGCAAGGGTATGGAGTAGATCAAGACTCCGAAGCTGCATTCCAATACATGCTTAAAGCGGCAGTGTTGGGAAACCCAGATGCTCAATATGTGATAGGTCTTCGATTTATGGATGCCACCAAACCGCAGTCTTATCGACTGGATTTAGGTCGCTCGATGTTGGCGTGCTCAGCAGAACAAGGTTATGCAAATGCAGCTTATCGTTTAGGTATGAATTACTCGGATAATGACTACACTAAATCTTTATATTATTTACAATTATCTGCCCGATATGGACACGAACTTGGAGCTTATACATTAGCCGATGCTTTTAATACTAATGACCCAAATAATAAATTAGATTATTTGGGGCAAAAAATTGATCCTGAACGTGTCAGGCGCTATAAGCTGATTGATCAAGAGTTAAGTAAGAATCCCTACGCTAAATTCCCTGATATCAATAAGATTGTCCCGCTACCACCTGCAGAACTCCCTGAATGGGATGGCTCGTTTGAATATCAAAAAGAGCCACAATAA
- a CDS encoding phospholipase D-like domain-containing protein, whose amino-acid sequence MKKTTQTINIVPRVGTCVVLTPQWFASGEYSPQQTGFAPLINGERAFKALASAIEQAKHSINIITWGFQSSMYITRGGTAKRLGDLLKEAAEVRNVKVRVLVWFTQLGQLTDPNFPGYGAFKTQRTEKDIFGDYVPGYGADGVKTSVLTKADYEYDKEWHYNVKKKLIGKGNLIVEHREMSWGKDRKEASQRLNAMKEECNKKEVDDLIAALGKQGNDDAIQQANDKLTECYPDPSLRQKLLLTLYPTHHQKVVVIDYQEPENAVGFVMGHNMLSAYWDKDDHQGIQVRASEGRDGETPWQDNSSCVCGGVVSHLYHNFVEAWEKNIGPEPELNQYSTMTAAQHCFSEEKMKVLNQRLDLDPNFPLKPTMAQICRTQPQSNCFEVETLYNNALCLARKYIYMENQYFRYPPFVAKIKKAIEERQARGYDKPLYLFVITNSTEEKALQSGSYMTYRMLEALGRPDVVPNYHRKAHPELEKTAPVNAKNIEGLKVHVCSLVSPKPDPLKPSLWQPVYVHSKVMMVDDVFLTLGSSNINLRSMRFDSELNIVLQDSDPVGLIPPMRRHLWQLHTGKATDDPEQTYKDWGRIIEKNKDKKLKNEKPTASLIEFLDENTSWSALD is encoded by the coding sequence ATGAAGAAGACCACTCAAACCATCAATATTGTGCCACGAGTCGGCACCTGTGTTGTCTTAACGCCACAATGGTTTGCAAGTGGAGAATATTCACCGCAACAGACTGGATTTGCGCCACTCATCAACGGTGAACGTGCGTTTAAAGCCTTAGCCTCTGCCATCGAGCAAGCCAAGCATAGCATCAATATCATTACATGGGGATTTCAATCCTCCATGTATATTACCCGCGGAGGAACCGCCAAGCGCTTAGGGGATTTACTCAAAGAGGCAGCGGAGGTTCGCAACGTCAAAGTGCGTGTTCTGGTGTGGTTTACACAACTCGGGCAACTCACTGACCCGAATTTTCCCGGCTACGGTGCCTTTAAAACTCAGCGGACGGAAAAAGATATTTTTGGGGATTATGTCCCCGGCTATGGTGCGGACGGTGTTAAAACCAGTGTGCTAACCAAAGCAGATTATGAATATGATAAAGAGTGGCATTATAACGTCAAGAAAAAGCTTATCGGTAAAGGCAACCTCATTGTTGAACACCGTGAAATGTCATGGGGTAAAGACCGAAAAGAAGCAAGTCAGCGGCTTAATGCCATGAAGGAAGAATGCAATAAAAAGGAAGTTGACGATTTAATCGCAGCACTGGGTAAGCAAGGGAATGACGACGCGATACAGCAGGCTAATGATAAATTAACAGAGTGTTATCCTGACCCCTCGTTACGCCAAAAACTATTGCTCACCTTATACCCCACCCATCACCAAAAGGTGGTGGTGATTGATTATCAAGAGCCTGAAAATGCCGTGGGGTTTGTGATGGGACACAATATGCTTTCGGCATATTGGGATAAAGATGACCATCAAGGTATTCAGGTGAGAGCGTCCGAAGGACGGGATGGGGAAACCCCGTGGCAAGATAATTCATCCTGTGTCTGTGGTGGGGTCGTTTCCCATCTTTATCATAACTTTGTAGAAGCATGGGAAAAAAATATTGGGCCCGAACCTGAACTCAATCAATACAGCACCATGACCGCAGCTCAGCACTGTTTCAGTGAAGAGAAAATGAAGGTACTCAACCAGCGATTAGACTTAGACCCGAACTTTCCTTTAAAACCGACCATGGCACAAATTTGCCGCACCCAGCCTCAAAGCAACTGTTTTGAAGTGGAAACTTTGTATAACAATGCCCTGTGTTTAGCGCGTAAATATATCTATATGGAAAACCAATATTTTCGTTATCCTCCGTTTGTGGCGAAAATCAAAAAAGCCATTGAGGAGCGCCAAGCGCGGGGGTATGACAAACCTCTATATCTGTTTGTGATCACCAACTCGACCGAAGAAAAAGCTTTGCAATCAGGAAGCTATATGACCTACCGCATGTTAGAAGCCCTCGGTCGTCCTGATGTGGTGCCTAATTACCACCGTAAAGCTCACCCTGAATTAGAAAAAACAGCGCCGGTAAATGCCAAAAACATTGAAGGCTTAAAAGTACATGTGTGTAGCTTAGTGTCGCCGAAGCCAGACCCATTAAAGCCGTCATTATGGCAACCGGTGTATGTTCACAGCAAGGTGATGATGGTGGATGATGTTTTTTTAACCCTCGGCTCCAGCAATATCAACTTACGCAGTATGCGCTTTGATAGCGAACTCAATATTGTACTGCAAGACAGTGACCCAGTAGGACTGATCCCCCCAATGCGCCGACATTTATGGCAACTCCACACAGGAAAAGCAACGGATGATCCAGAACAAACATATAAAGATTGGGGGAGAATCATTGAAAAAAACAAAGACAAAAAACTCAAGAATGAAAAACCTACAGCCTCTTTAATTGAATTTCTAGATGAGAACACATCATGGTCAGCATTAGATTAG